A DNA window from Hordeum vulgare subsp. vulgare chromosome 1H, MorexV3_pseudomolecules_assembly, whole genome shotgun sequence contains the following coding sequences:
- the LOC123406627 gene encoding uncharacterized protein LOC123406627 yields the protein MARKDLFSRRRRAPLRRPRDEDRLNALSDDLILQIMGRLDTRSALGAAALCRRWAHLPRELPALDLKVSDALPPRYRRCIALLHEAVISDALSGCSRRLRPIVGRYERRAMRAMVCSVRSLRAGRHRRVCGKLSLEFFAFSTSATINRLVVDAVDSWGVEDLEVVAKSTEPITHLRPVYKFPRGRISRKPGESRLRSLKLVNCLPPPLEGFTALTTLLLRDLPRSTPAAVYEGVVTACPQLRVLHLVSCSFDRDTSGWLVFDAPMSEIRELVADGPFMTVKLRSLPKLESLAAVDAMVLLCSDANVPCLAHVSLVFSIGPLDNHSIVNHLIWMFMLSLKDKGISMKNLILRFTGPEMWIAPNLKNQFSLMPNLKKLLVADVPSSWDVSWPRVLIQAAPLLESLHVHVSQSQCQHDEEPDHQNVSSCLQQPSSSSSSWQRHRHLKELVVVGFQSMSRIHHQVIYLVRFAVDTSTALSHVAVFKHGHVEDKGGPWDWEMVSKQSTWSNDEKLAVLDCCATSTPQIEVLLG from the coding sequence ATGGCTAGAAAGGATCTCTTCTCTCGCCGGCGCCGGGCCCCCCTCCGGCGGCCGCGCGATGAGGACCGTCTCAATGCCCTCTCCGACGACCTGATTCTCCAGATCATGGGCCGTCTCGACACCCGCAGCGCGCTTGGCGCCGCCGCGCTCTGCAGGCGCTGGGCCCACCTCCCTCGCGAGCTCCCCGCCCTGGATCTCAAGGTCAGCGACGCGCTGCCGCCGCGCTACCGACGGTGCATCGCCCTCCTCCACGAGGCAGTCATATCGGACGCGCTGAGCGGGTGCAGCCGCAGGCTACGTCCCATCGTCGGACGGTACGAGCGCCGCGCCATGCGCGCCATGGTCTGCTCCGTCAGGAGCCTCAGAGCCGGCCGCCACCGGCGTGTGTGCGGCAAGCTGTCGCTCGAGTTCTTCGCCTTCAGCACCTCCGCCACCATCAACCGCCTGGTCGTGGACGCCGTCGATTCCTGGGGCGTTGAGGATCTGGAGGTCGTCGCCAAGTCGACGGAGCCCATCACACATCTCCGTCCGGTCTACAAATTCCCCCGTGGTCGCATCAGCAGGAAGCCCGGCGAGTCCCGCCTTCGAAGCCTCAAGCTCGTCAATTGCTTGCCCCCGCCGCTGGAGGGGTTCACCGCGCTCACCACGCTCCTGCTGCGGGACTTGCCCCGCTCCACACCCGCGGCCGTCTACGAGGGCGTGGTCACCGCATGCCCGCAGCTGCGGGTTCTGCATCTCGTCTCCTGCTCCTTCGACAGGGATACATCCGGTTGGCTGGTGTTCGACGCGCCCATGTCAGAAATCAGAGAGCTTGTCGCTGACGGCCCGTTCATGACCGTCAAGCTCCGCTCTCTGCCCAAGCTCGAGAGCCTCGCTGCCGTGGATGCCATGGTTCTGTTGTGCTCGGACGCCAACGTCCCTTGCCTTGCGCATGTGAGCCTCGTCTTCTCCATTGGTCCACTGGACAACCACTCTATTGTGAACCACTTGATTTGGATGTTCATGCTCTCGTTGAAAGACAAGGGCATCAGCATGAAGAATCTCATTCTGCGGTTTACTGGGCCAGAGATGTGGATTGCACCCAACCTGAAGAATCAGTTTTCTCTGATGCCCAATCTGAAGAAGCTGCTTGTTGCCGATGTGCCATCCTCCTGGGATGTATCATGGCCGCGCGTCCTCATCCAGGCAGCACCACTGCTGGAGAGCCTCCATGTCCATGTTTCCCAATCCCAGTGCCAACATGATGAGGAGCCAGATCATCAGAATGTCTCCTCCTGCTTGCAGCagccatcatcttcttcttcttcttggcagCGCCACCGCCATTTGAAGGAGCTGGTGGTTGTTGGCTTTCAGAGCATGAGCAGGATACATCATCAGGTAATCTACCTCGTGAGGTTCGCGGTGGATACTTCGACGGCGCTGAGCCATGTTGCGGTGTTCAAGCATGGTCATGTGGAGGACAAGGGGGGACCCTGGGACTGGGAGATGGTGAGCAAGCAAAGCACCTGGAGCAACGACGAGAAACTTGCCGTCCTGGACTGCTGTGCCACTTCGACACCCCAAATTGAAGTGCTGCTGGGCTGA